Proteins encoded by one window of Anaerolineae bacterium:
- a CDS encoding response regulator transcription factor yields the protein MSLPKAAQRILVVDDDLDIVRLVRAYLEKAGYQVLTAYDGKTAMHILRHDRPTLVVLDLMLPDRDGWDITRLVRSDPILADTPIIMLTARIDDTDKIIGLELGADDYITKPFNPREVVARVRSVLRRSQGNNIAKQTRVLQMAGLLMDLDRREVMVNGQPVELTTTEFSLLKTLLESPGYAFTRSELIEQALGYEYEGSERTLDSHMRNLRRKIEPRPGEKTYIQTVYGVGYRLVEV from the coding sequence ATGTCATTACCAAAAGCGGCCCAACGAATTCTGGTGGTAGACGACGACCTTGATATTGTGCGCCTGGTGCGGGCTTATCTGGAAAAGGCCGGTTATCAGGTGTTAACCGCCTACGACGGCAAAACAGCCATGCATATTCTCCGCCACGACCGGCCCACCCTGGTTGTGCTTGATTTGATGTTGCCGGATCGGGATGGCTGGGACATCACCCGGCTGGTGCGCAGCGATCCCATTTTAGCCGACACACCCATCATCATGCTGACTGCCCGCATTGACGACACCGACAAAATCATCGGCCTTGAACTGGGCGCGGACGATTATATCACCAAACCCTTCAATCCCCGCGAGGTGGTGGCTCGTGTTCGCAGTGTTTTGCGGCGCAGCCAGGGGAACAATATTGCCAAACAAACTCGCGTATTACAAATGGCCGGTTTGCTGATGGACCTTGACCGCCGCGAGGTAATGGTCAACGGCCAGCCGGTCGAATTGACTACCACCGAGTTTAGCCTGTTAAAAACTCTGCTGGAAAGTCCTGGCTATGCCTTCACTCGCAGCGAATTGATTGAGCAGGCCCTGGGCTATGAATACGAAGGCTCAGAGCGCACTTTGGATAGTCACATGCGCAATCTCCGCCGTAAAATTGAACCCAGGCCCGGCGAAAAAACCTACATTCAAACCGTCTATGGCGTGGGCTACCGGCTGGTTGAAGTGTGA